Part of the Catenulispora sp. MAP5-51 genome is shown below.
CCGGTCACGTAGGCGGTCTCCGGGGCCATGGTCAGCCCGAAGTTCGACGGCATCTGCGCCAGCACGCCGTCGATGATGCGCTCCAGGTTCTGCTGCGAGGTCGACAGGGTGTTGATGTTGCCGCTGTCGGTCAGGCCGGTCTCGATGTCGATGTCGATGCCGTCGAAGTTGTACTGCTTCAGGATCGGCACGATCGTCGCGACGAACTTGTCGGCCGCGGCGCTGGAGCTGAGGTCGACGCTGGCGGTGGCGCCGCCGATCGACATCAGGATGGTCCCGCCGGCTGCCTTCTCCGCGCAGTAGTCGGCGGGGCTTCCGACCTTGACGTTGGTGTCCATGCCGTCCTGCCACTCCACGGTGCCGTCCGAGAGGATGACCGGGAACGCGGCGTTGATGACGTTGTACCCGTGCTGCTGGATCCGCGGGTCGTCGATCGGGATCCAGCCCAGGCCCGGGTGCACGCCGTTGAGCGCGCCGTCCCAGTTCTCCCAGTAGCCCTGGATCACCTTGCCGGCCGGGCGCGACTTCACCGGGCAGGTGCTGCCGCCGGGCGCGGAGGAGGAGCTGCTGGAGGACGGGCTGGTCGGCGTCGAGCTGGTCGGGCTCGTCGGCGTCGTGGGCGTGGTCGGTGGCGTGGTCGGGGTGGTCGGGGGCGCCGTGGGCGTGGTCGACGGCGTGGTGGGCGTCGTGCTCGGCGTCGTCGGCGGCGGTCCGGCCGGCCCGGTCAGCGCCAGGTCGTCGGCGTAGTACACCGGCTCGGCGTACCAGCCGTGGAGGTAGACCTGGACGGAGGTCTGCGACGCGCCGGTCGTGAACGACACCGACAGCTGCTGCCAGCTGGTCGCCGACGGCGTCCACGTCGAGGTACCACCGGTCACGCCTATGTAGACGTAGGACCCTTCGACGTACCCGGAGAACGTGTACGCCGTGTTCGGCTGCACCGACACGGTCTGCGTGCACTGGGCGTTGTCCGAGCCGGAGGGAGTACCGGCCAGCGCGTGGCTGCCGGAGTGCACCGGGCTGGCGACGACGGCTCCTGTACCGGCGTCGCACGTCCAACCGGACAAGTCCCCACTTTCGAAGCCGGGGTTGGTCAGCAGGTTGCCGGACGCAGCCGCCGGGGCCGAGCCCGGGGCGGCGGTGGCGTCCGTCGCGAAGCCCGCGGCCGCTCCCGCGAGCGCGAGCGCGCCGGCCGCCGCCCCTGCTGAGGCGAGAAGTTGTCGGCGGCGAGAACTGAGATTCCTGAGCATCAAACGTCCTCCAGGCAGCACTACATGGCGAGTGGGCGGATACGCCTGCTGCTCCGGAGCTGCGGCTAGCACGCAGATTGGACTAGACCTGTGGGGCTGTCAAGACGTCTGCGCTTGACCGTTTCCGGCGGAGGTACGAAAGGGCAGCGCTCTGCTCAGCGCGCCAGCGGCGACACGGTCCCGCCGATGTCCAACACCCCGGTGATCGCCGGCGCGGCAGCGCTCGCGGCGGGCAGCGCGGCGGTGTGATCGGGTACTGCGACGGTCGCCGAGCCGACTTGCAGCGAGGTGACGTGCCGCGACCCGGCCACCAGCAGGTACTGCTTGCCCTGCGGCGAGCGCCACCGGGTGTCGGCGACGATGTGCTGCGAGAAGCGGCTGCACGCGCGGCCTTCGGCCTCTGATCCGGTCTGCTGCGCGGGCGCGCTGCCCGGCGGCAGGAAGGTGGTGGCGGTGGAGCCGGTGCCGTCCCAGCGGTCGGCGCGGGTGCAGATCCAGGTGGCCGTGCCCGCGGACTGCGGCGTGGCCCTTCACCCGGTCGATCTCGGCTTCGTCGAGCTGGATGTAGGGCAGCGCGGTGCGCGGGTTGGCGATCACGCCCCGCAGGTACAACGCGGCCTTGAAAGCGCCCAGCGCCGAAGAAGCCCGGCCCATGCGCTCGGCCCCGCCCACGCCGACCAGCTCGAACAGGCTGCATCAGCCGCTCCTGCTCCTGCTTGGCCGCGTCCCAGTCGCCGGCCTGCGCCAGCGCGTACAGGCGGGCGTAGCCGTGCGGATCGACGTTGCCCAGGCCGGGCACGACGCCGTCTGTCCGCCGAGCTCGGCATCACCGGCGGTCCGGCCACCAGCCCGGCGCTCGTGGCGAGCTTCGTGCGCATCAACGCCGGCGAGAAGCTGGCGACCGACACCGAGGCGACCTCGGAGCTCTACTACGTGCTCTCCGGACGCGGCTGGTCGGAGATCTCAGGACGCGTCGTCACCTGGGAGAAGGGCGACGTCCTCACGCTCCCCGCGCACACCCCGGCGACCCACCACGGCCTCACCGACGCCGCCCTGTACTGGGTCACGGACGAGCCCCTGCTGCGCTACCTCGGCGTCACCCCGAAGACCGCGCGCTTCCTGCCGACCAAGTTCCCTCGCCGGCGCCTCACCGACGAGCTCGCCGCGATCGCCGGCCGTCCCGGTGCCAACGCGAAGAACCGCGTCAGCGTGCTGCTGGCCAACGCCGAGCAGACCCAGACCCTGACCATCACCCACACCCTCTGGGCGATGTTCGGGCTGCTCCCGGCCGGCCAGGTCCAGCGCCCGCACCGGCACCAGTCGGTCGCCCTGGACCTGATCCTGGACACCCCGGAGGGCTGCTACACCCTGCTCGGCGACCGCCTCGACGAGCGCGGCGAGATCGTCGACCCCGTGCGGGTGGACTGGGTCCCGGGCGGCGCGTTCATCACCCCGCCCGGCAAGTGGCACGCGCACGTCAACGAGACCGGCACCGACGCGCACCTGATCCCGATCCAGGACGCCGGGCTCCATACTTACCTTCGTTCCCTGGACATCCGTTTCAGCGACCGACGCTGACGGCTCTGTCAGCACACGAACGTGTCAGCACGCGAACCGGCAGCACGAGAGAGGCGGCGATGACCGACCTCGGCAAGGCCTCAGCAGCCGACCGCGCGTACGCCTACACCCGGCAGCAGATCCTCACCGGCGCCGTCGCGGCGGGCGATCTGATCAGCGAGGGCGAGATCGCCTCGGCGACCGGCCTGAGCCGCACGCCGGTGCGCGAGGCGTTCCTGCGGCTGCAAGGCGAGGGCGCGCTGCGTCTGCACCCCAAGCGCGGCGCGCTGGTCGTCCCGGTCTCGGTGGCCGAGATCCGGCAGGTGCTCCAGGCGCGCCTGCTGATCGAGTCCTTCGCCGCCGAGCAGGTCATCGCCGCCGATGCCGGGACCCGCGCCGCGTTGGCCGCGGAACTCGCCGCCTCGATGCGGCGCCAGCAGGACCTGACCGCCGCCGGCGACCACGCCGCCTCCGTCGCCGAGGACCGCACCTTCCACGAGCTGATCGTGCGCGCGGGAGGCAACGATCTGCTGGCCGACTTCTACGACGTCCTGCGCGACCGGCAGCTGCGCATGGGCAGCGACGCCCTGCGCCGCACCGCCGAACGCCGGCACAGCATCGCCGCGCAGCACGCCCGGCTGGCCGAGCTCATCGCGAGCGGGAGCGCCGAGGAGTTCCGGCAGGCTGCTGAGGAGCACCTGCGGGGAACGCGGGAGGCACTGCTCGGACTGCCGGTGTGATGGCGGTGTGATGGCGGTCGCCGCTGAGACGTTTCCTTTGCCGGTAAGGCTTTCAGCTCACGGTTCTAGCTCGGCGACGAACCCCGCGAGCGCCGCCGCCCGCCGAACAGCAGCCCGGCACCGAGCACCAGCATCGAGACCGCCGCCACCGCCGCCGACAAGTCCATACCCGTACGCGGCAGCGTCGGGAGACGCGGCGGCACGTGCGGCATGGGCCGCTTGTACGGAGGGGTCGGCGGGCCCGGCGGCGGGGTGCTTCTCGGTCAGGGTGCAGGTCGTCGGGCCGGTGAAGTACTGGCGGGGGAAGGCACCGGAGGTCTGGCCGGGGGCCACGGTCAGCGTGGCCGTCGTGCCGTCCTCGCAGCTGAGCTCGAGCACGGCCGGGCGGGGGCGCGCAGGCCGGTGTCACCGGTCGTGGTCTTGGTGATGTCCAGCGTGCTGTTCAGCAGGGCAAGTTGGTCCGCTGCGGTGGAGAGACCACGATCCCGCGGTGCCTCCCGCAGCGGCGGATAGACCATCTCCGATTTCCCTCTCCTGCGCAAGGGGTATCTGGATGTTCATATAAACAACCATGACACAGGCGGCTACGGGCAACCCGAGCCGCGGCGCCGACCGATCCCCTAGCCTGGATGTTCGGGCCCGGGCGAAAGGCATGTGGTGCGGATGGTTCCCAGCTCCCCGGCGAACTCCCCGACCGCGTCGACACCGGAGGTGAGCCCCGAGCGTGCGGCAGCCCTCGGCCGGCTGCAGTACCTGCTCGACTCGGCACGTCCGGTCGACATACCGGTCGTCGCGTCCGCGCTGTCGGAAGCCGAGCTCGCCGCGGTCGTCGAGGCCTCACGGGGCCGACTCAGCGCTCCGCTGCGCGAGTACGTCCTCGTCCATGGGCCCTCCCGCGCGCTGGTCGCGCTGGCCCGCCAAGTGCTGCTCCACGGCGACCGGGACAGATACACCATGGAACGTCTTCTGACGCGCTTCGACGAGGAAGTCGACGCGGTGTTCTTCGAGAACGCGTCCTTCACGTTCAGGGAACGGGAGGCCCGCGACATCATCCTGCGAAGGCGCAAGGGACCCGACGGCCACGCCGTCATCGCTCCGCGGATCAAGCAGAAGCTGCTGGACGCCGTGACCGCAGCCGACGGCAAGCCCGGCGAGCCACTGATATCCCAGCTGGCCGTCGCCGACGATCCGGACCTGGTCCGGGCCCTGCTGCCGTTCGCCGGCCGGCTCAACGCGCGCCGGGCGGCGACCGTGATCGCGACCCTGGCGGCCCACGGCCTGAAGAAGGAGGCGAGACGGCATCGCGCGCTGTGGGCGGGCCGGGGTCGGGACTTCACCGTTCTGGGATTGCGGCGCTTCGCCAAGCCGTCGGCCAAATACGTGCCGCACGACAGGTTCGACTACGCGTGGAATCGCATGCCGACACCCCTGCCCGCGGACACATACGGCAGGTTCGTCGGCGCCGACCAGTCGCCGCCCTCGGCCGACCAACTCAAACGGATCCGCGATGCGGCGTTGTTCTCGCTGCGGACCGGGACCATGGCGGCCGCCGACGTCCTGGAGCACACCCGCCCGGCCGCGCTCACAGTCGCGCTGGCCGCCGGCGAGTCCGACGACCCCGAGCGGCCGGGGATGCGACGAGCCGCGAACGATATACGGGCCCTTATCGCCGAGCGCGCCGCTGAGCGGTTCGCCGATGACCCGAAGGGCTGGGCCCAAACCATCACCTGGGTGAACTACTACCAGGGCACCCTGCCCGAACTGCTCGCCGATCCGGATTCGGCCCGCGATCGGAGCATCTCGCAGCATTTCAGCTCCCGCCTGCACACCGACCTCGACGCCGCCAACGTCCTGCTCGCGATCGCGCCTCCCGACATCACCCGGCGCGCCCTGCTCACCGAGAACATGGAGGCCACCATCGCTGACCTGGCCGCTGGGACCCCGTTGCGCCGCGTACTGGTCGAGCACGTCCTCACCCGCGGCACCGTGCCACAGCGCCAACGACTGGCGGCCAACGAGGCCACCCCCGATTCGGTCCTGTCCCGCCTGCTGGAACGGTCGGAGAAGACAGACATCGCCATCACGGTCCTGCACCGCGAAGAGGTCGGCCGCGACGTCCGCGACATCGCGTGCACCAAAGCTCGGCGCGGACTCCCCCTGAAGAACTGGATCTCGGATCGCGCACACGACGATCCCGGAGCGGCGCTTCTGGCGCTGAGCGCCAAGGCCGACCATCCGGACTTCATCCTCAACGTCCTGCGCTTGACCATCAACGATTTCGACGGCGGCGGCCGGATCGCCGCCTACACGCTGCTGGCCGACGTTGTCGGCTTGGAGGCCGTATGGGCGCTGGAGCTGGAGACCACCGGAAACCTCGAGGCGATGGCACCCTATGTGCGCGCCACCATGGCCACCGGCGACACCGTGCCGCTGATCGAGGCGGCCCGCGAACACCCCTTCCGCTCGGCCGAAGCCGACGAAGTCCCGACCTCGCCGTCACGCACGGACGAAAGCCTCGATCGGCAGCTGGACCGACCGCTGGAGGACCTGATCCGCACCCGCCTCGACGGCCGCACCGACCGCTGGCTCGAGCTCCTCGATCTGTTGCAGGCCCGGCCTGAGGCTTCCGACGAAGAGCTCATCGCGGAATTCGACGCCGGCACCGCGGATCGTGGCGGGCTTTAGAACTCGGGAACCTCGTGCGGGACATGGCCGAGTTGGCGCAGGAGACCATACAGATCCGTCTCACCCCAGAACTCGACGATCACCCCTTTCGCGAGCCGGTACGTCTTGCACACCGACATCGTCACATCGCGACCGGATCGGTCGTGGCGATAGGTGAGCGTGGCCGCGACAGTCACACGATCGTCTGCCGCGAAGAGGTCATCGATGCGCACACGACAGTCCGACAGACCGGGCGAGAGCACCGAGCCCGCAGGATATTCGCGACCCTGGACGTGGGTTCCGGCGCCGTGCACTCGCACGTCCTCGGCCACGATCTGCTCGAACTCGCCGACCTGGCGGGTCTCGAAGACGCGCAAGTAGCGCAGCACGATCTCAGCGTTCTGAGCAGCGACATCATCAAGCGTGCGGATGGCATTCGCGGGAGCGTCCATTGCAAGACGCTATCCGACGTCAGCACACAGCCAAGCTCCACCTGAGCCTGCCGACCGGCCCGAGCCCGGTGACGTCGAGCTCCAGCCGGGTCAGGCGGTCGCCCCAGATGTCGGTGAGGTATGGATCGTCCAGTTCCCGCACGGTCGCGGTGAGTGGCACCGTCACCGGATCCCAGCGCAGGCGGGCCTTTCCGGCTCCTTCGAGCGCGGTGATCACTACCTGGTCTTCGCTCAGGTCCACCGCTCCGGCGACGATGAGGTGCAGGCGCGTCGGCTCCGGGTCGTCGGCCGCGTCGAGCTCCCACGCTTCGTCGACCGTGACCTGGCCGGTGGCGCGGTCGAGGCGGGCTTCGCGGCGCCAGCTGATGATGTCGGTCCGCGGGTAGGCTGCGGCGAGGTCGAGCGCGATCCCGGCGGCGGCGTCCTCGGCGAACGTGTCGACGTCGCGGGCCTGGAACTCGGCGCCGGCGGACTGCGGGGTGCCGCGGATCTCGGGGACGCTGTGCCACGAGCTCTGCATCGTCCAGATACCGTAGCGGTCGGGGCCGAAGGTCTGCGCGGTATACGTCGGGCGGCCCGGGTCGACGATCAGCGGGATGCCGTTGAGGGCCACGACGACGGTGCCGACGTCGTTGTGGTTGTGGTTCTCGCCGTTGTGGCCGCCTTTGAGGGCGAGGGTCAGGCCGTGGGAGGAGCCGGTGGCGCGGCGGGCCAGGAAGACCTGTGTCGATGGGAGCCAGACGTCGCGGGGAAGCGGCGCCGACACCGCCTCGGAGTCACCTGCCACCTCCGACTCG
Proteins encoded:
- a CDS encoding glycosyl hydrolase family 18 protein, producing MLRNLSSRRRQLLASAGAAAGALALAGAAAGFATDATAAPGSAPAAASGNLLTNPGFESGDLSGWTCDAGTGAVVASPVHSGSHALAGTPSGSDNAQCTQTVSVQPNTAYTFSGYVEGSYVYIGVTGGTSTWTPSATSWQQLSVSFTTGASQTSVQVYLHGWYAEPVYYADDLALTGPAGPPPTTPSTTPTTPSTTPTAPPTTPTTPPTTPTTPTSPTSSTPTSPSSSSSSSAPGGSTCPVKSRPAGKVIQGYWENWDGALNGVHPGLGWIPIDDPRIQQHGYNVINAAFPVILSDGTVEWQDGMDTNVKVGSPADYCAEKAAGGTILMSIGGATASVDLSSSAAADKFVATIVPILKQYNFDGIDIDIETGLTDSGNINTLSTSQQNLERIIDGVLAQMPSNFGLTMAPETAYVTGGSVTYGSIWGAYLPIIKKYMDNGRLWWLNMQYYNGSMYGCSGDSYEAATVQGFQVQTQCLNNGLTIQGTTIKVPYDHQVPGLPAQPGAGGGYMTPSLVSQAWNSVGGQIKGLMTWSINWDGSLGWTFGDNVKGLEGR
- a CDS encoding GntR family transcriptional regulator — its product is MTDLGKASAADRAYAYTRQQILTGAVAAGDLISEGEIASATGLSRTPVREAFLRLQGEGALRLHPKRGALVVPVSVAEIRQVLQARLLIESFAAEQVIAADAGTRAALAAELAASMRRQQDLTAAGDHAASVAEDRTFHELIVRAGGNDLLADFYDVLRDRQLRMGSDALRRTAERRHSIAAQHARLAELIASGSAEEFRQAAEEHLRGTREALLGLPV
- a CDS encoding LPXTG cell wall anchor domain-containing protein is translated as MPHVPPRLPTLPRTGMDLSAAVAAVSMLVLGAGLLFGGRRRSRGSSPS
- a CDS encoding ester cyclase, giving the protein MDAPANAIRTLDDVAAQNAEIVLRYLRVFETRQVGEFEQIVAEDVRVHGAGTHVQGREYPAGSVLSPGLSDCRVRIDDLFAADDRVTVAATLTYRHDRSGRDVTMSVCKTYRLAKGVIVEFWGETDLYGLLRQLGHVPHEVPEF